The sequence below is a genomic window from Monodelphis domestica isolate mMonDom1 chromosome 2, mMonDom1.pri, whole genome shotgun sequence.
GAAAACAACTAGGAAAGGGTCAAATGTTTATGTGAGTATGGTGAAAGGGAGTTTCTGGAAACGTTCATAAACTGGAATTCAAAAAGTGTCCTTAAGATGTCAAGAGAAGTCATTCACTCTCTTCTCTAGGACACAAACCGATACATAATATTTAAGATTCTATATGCTTTTCCCAGTTCTGCTATTTTCAACaggtatagatgtatatatacatacaaaaggAAAATACAGTGAAAAAGGGCAAACAAGGAGAGATAGGGAGAAAATTGATGATCACTTGAATTGATATAAAATGCATATTCACTCAATGCCAATGTCAATCTCAATGCATTTTAATAGAGgaattattttacctttttttctttctggatactAATATGTTCCAAGTAAAAACTATATGTATCAACAGGTGGCAAAAAAATTTAATACTGGATTTCATACACCTAAAAAAATCCTATATTGTTTTTTTAGGTCTACTGAATTCAGATAGAGATGTCCTGCCAGCAAAGCCAGCAGCAGTGCCAGGCCCCTAAGTGCCCACCCAAGTGTCCTCCCAAATGTCAGACACCTAAGTGCCCACCCAAGTGTCCTCCCAAATGCCCTCCCAAGTGCCCTCCCCAGGCTCCATGCCCTCCTCCAGTCTCTTCCTGCTGTGGTTCTAGCTCAGGAGGATGCTGTAGCTCTGGGGGATGCTGTGGCTCCAGCTCTGGAGGATGCTGCAGCTCTGGCTCTGGGGGTGGCTGCTGCCTCTTCTCCCATCACAGGAGATCCCACAGGCGCAGGCACCAGAGGTCTGACTGCTGTGACAGTGGCAGTGGGCGCAGCCAGCAGTCTGGAGGCTGTTGTGGGAGCTCTGGAGGCTGCTGTGGGAGCTCTGGGGGCTGCTGTGGTGGCTCTGGGGGCTGCTGCTGATCTGATACCCCAAcctaagaagaaaagaagagatcaTTCATTGACTCTGCTCCCTTTTCTCCTCACTCCTTCGCCTTCTCTGTAACTGCCTGGATTTGAACCGTTCAGATGTTCTTAGGAGATGGAGCGAAGCAAGGGCTTCATTTTTCCTCAGGCCACCAGACTTCAAACcaacctccttttcctcatttactCTAAGGAACAATaaattttggttctttttttctgGTTACAGTTGCCTTCTCGTCTCTGTTCTTACCTTTTTTATAAATTCCTTCAAGGCTCCATTCTTGTTAATTGATCCACAGACCTCCCTGATTAGTGCTTTCAGGGATTGCCCTGATTGGCATTGCTGTGGGTAGGGCTGGGAGATTGGGGGAGTGGGATGAGGTTCTCTTTATTCAGACCCAAGGGGACACATACAGTATGTAGAAATCAGTTCATTATAATAACCATCCTTCCCTATAGGGCAAAAGGTGCCAAGGCTTGAAACCTTAGGACAGAAAGGACAGGGCTTCTGGTTCTGAGTTACAGGGGAAAGAGAAATGCTCAAGCCCAGGTGAAAAGGAAAGAGGCTACCTCGATGTGAAAACAGTCCTCTCTTTGGAGGAGACAGTCTGAAGGGACAGAGCCTGGTAGGAAGATTCAGGGATTCAGGGATCAATCAAGGTTGGGCTGGCTAAATAATAACATGATCTGTCCTTACATTCTCTCTTTGCGCAAGTCCTGGCTATCTGTCTGATTCAGAGCACAGCCATATCCAATATTGTCCACCTTATTCTTTACAAAAGTCCTCTTTCTGGCACTGGGCTAGCCCTGTCTCACTGATTATAGCCTccaaatcttagaaaatttgtAGTGTTTACTAGGTCTGCCATCATCCTTCATCATCATCGTCCCTCTGCCCCTGATGGGAAGCTCCCAATTCCAGAGTTCAAGGCAACCCTGAGGGCCTGTACTCTGTCTCCACTAACAGATTACCTATCTGGACATACATTcaccttctcccttttcctcaaaTATTCTTATCCTAGGAGTcccaaaattatatttcaattataAAAGAGTGTTGTAATATACTTTATTTAATAACTGgacttggcaaaaaaaaagaaatgaaagaatgtgCCTTCTTATCTTACTTGAAAATATGGAAGTCCTAGGGCTGTAGACTAAGGTATATACTGTCAAACTCAACTTGTCTGTTGGTTGATTGTACAaaggttcttctttttttttattccttgttcTAAGAGATAGCTTGTTGGAGAGATGGATTCATTTGTATATGAAGGTGAAGCTACAGACGATGTGCCAAAGTTAAAAGATAAATCCATTCTTTATTACCATGTAGCCCATAATGAAGGGCTAAAGAGCCTCATCCCAACAATCACTCACTCACCTTAGTGATCCAGATCCCCCAGAGCAAGGTTACCTCTCCCTACTATGTTTTAGGAGTACCTCTAAGGGACACCAAGAGTATTTCTCCATTGCTATTCACTCGAGACCCCATGTCAGTATCAGCCTCtagaaataattaatatcttCCTTATATCAGAGACACATGCCAGCAATTAATACTATCATAGTATTTGATAAGTTAAtgtcaattagcttttacaaaacgatttaatgagaaaatatagtagctaggggcagctagatggtgcagtggataaagcaccagacctggattaagggaaactcattttcctgatttcaaacctGGCTCAGACCCTCActtgtgtgtctctgggcaagtcatttaactctgtttcctcaatgttctcatctgcaagatgagttggagaaggaaatggcaaaccactgcagagtgtttgccaagaaaatcccaactggggttacaaagagtctgacagtgctgaaacaactgaataacaacaataaattaCCTTTCTTCCCAATCCCAACATCTGGAAGCCCACTCATCCCTGTAACCCCTGGTGAAGAGAAAAGACTATCCTTAAAGTAGTTCTTATGAAATATTCACCCTGAGCAAACTTGCTTCTAAGTGTAACACAGTTGATGAATGTATTACTGTTCCTCCCTTATGGCTTCCTTGGATACCCTGGTAAACTGAGGAAAGGACTTTGCTCTTTGCTCTTTGTCTACAAAGTCTAGCATGGACTGTGGCTCCTAGAACTCTGGTGGTTTTCTCTCCAGAGCTTTTGAAATTCATACAATCATGACCAAAGTGCCAAATTCCTTCACTAAGAGCAGGAACAAAAAGTAAatgtaaagaaagagataagaacaAATAGATCTTCATGTTCTTGAACCATACCAGAGTAGGGAAAAAGGCCTCTTTCTCTACCCGTACTCTGGAATTGTTCCTGACtttcacatttgaacacaggtagGCAGAAAAGAAGGATAAATCATCATTTAATGCCTTTGTAAGCATCACCAATTCATGGTACAATATCCAGTCAAACATTATTCTCCTTTAGGTGATGAAATCAATTGGAAAGAATACCTGAAGTTCATGTGAGGACAACATCAGGAAAAGAaaggtgatcctgggcaggtccctTAATGTTTAtcagcctctgtttcttcaactgtaaaacaggaataataatggtagctacctatcagattggttatgGAAATCAATGGAGatcatatttgtgaagcacttggCACAGTTCCTGGCTCAGAGTagtacttaatagatgcttatttcTTTAGGAAACCTTCTGTGAATATTTATAACTGTATTCTCAATGGCCATTCCCAGTTCCTGgatacaattataaaataatgatcatatatactttattataataaaataagctactaattcttttttttatttgatgaattattcttttttttaaacaacattttatttggtcatttcaaaacattattcattggagacaaagatcattttcttttcctccccccaccccccatagctgattccactgggtttcacatgtgtttttgattcgaacccatttccatgttgttggtatttgcattagagtgatcatttaaagtctctcctcagacatgtccccttaaccactgtagtcaagcagttgcttttcctcagtgtttttactcccacagtttgtcctctgcttgtggatagtgtttttttctcctggatccctgcagattgttcagtgacattgcattgacactaatggagaagtccattacgttctcttgtgccacagtgtatcagtctctgtgtacaatgttctcctggttctgctcctctcgctctgcatcacttcctggagtttgttccagtctccatggaattcctccactttattattccttttagcacaatagtattccatcaccaacagataccacaatttgtccagccattccccaattgatgggcatcccctcattttccaatttttggccaccacaaagagtgcagctatgaatattcttgtacaagtctttttccttactatctctttggggtacaaacccagcagttaagCTACTAATTCTAAATgattgttcattttcattttcctcatttatttgaaatttattattaacAATCAATCAGTAGACATTTGTTAAACATCTATTCTGTCCCAGTCACTGTAAGTACCTATAACAATAGCAATAGTGGTAGTTAGCCTTTCAATagggctttaaagtttgcaaattgttttacatatatcatctcatttgatcctctgggtaaccctataaggtaggtgctaacaatttacagaaaaggaaactgaggctgagagaccttaggtgtcttgtccagggtgacacaggtAATAAATGCCTAAAGAAGGTTTTGAACTAAGAACTTTTAAATTCCAAATCCTtggttctatccactgggccaccttaCTGCCTAATAGGAGCATAGATGATAATTATTCTTGTTTATgttaagaattaaatttttttaagtcattgcCTTTCTAAAAGTTGATGAGATATGTTACAGATGTAATCATCcatatttgacagataaggaaactaaagcctagagacataaaatgacttacccatgaaCACAATAGATACCCTATCAAAATCCATATTTAAATCTGTCTCCCAAATCCAAACCCAGCACAAATCCAATACCCCAAGGTAAGGCTTTCCCCTAAAAATATCACATGCCAAAAAATGGAATTGTAACCAGATACTCAATGATCACCAATCAGATGTGACATAGTAGGGATTCCTTTTGATATGAATTGATCAGGATAATCCATGTGGGCCATTCTGTGATCCCATGATGCTCTGAAGTTGATGAAGAGTTGAGAGAAGCATTATAGTGGAAAATGAGGATATTTTAATTATAGCCTTCATATCCtggccactgagccatctaagcTAGTCCTTTGCCTCATGCTCATAGCCTCAGTCCTGGTCAGGAAGTACTACTTAGGGAGTAACAGTGCTCAAAAAGAGATGACACAATCCAACCCTCTCCCCTATAGCTTCTTCTCTCCATTGGACAATACTGAGActgaataaataagtaataataagatttcttcttgtttccttttttcatcAGTGGGACAGAGGTGAAAGGGACAGATAAAAATTTGATGAGTTTTGGTCTAATTTACAAATTCAAAGtaaaagtattataaaataaGTAACAACCaaagtttcctttaaaaaaaggagtCACAAACAAAAGGGCCTCCTTATAGCCAGAGAGATGACTagttttagagaaaaagaaataaaagggagtAACTCACCAGGGGagccaagccaaggaaaaagggGGCATTTGGTAGatggaagaggaaaatgataCAAGACAGACACAAGAAATCCAAATCCAAATATCTCAATCCCTTAAACAGACAGTTCTCCAATAGATAAGGGAAGAGGTAGAGCTTGTGACATACTGAAGGAGAGTACAAATCATTCAACATTGGTGCTGGAGGGCAAATTTGAGAGTAGGACTGTTTGATTCTGGCTTCCATTCATCCACAGGTTTTGTGAAAGATGGTTTGATTGGTTAGCTCCCACTCCTCTAAATGGAATGCTGAGGGAAAGTCTATCCCAACCATAGAGCCATCTATAGGAAGATGGAGCTGGACAAGTTCACACTGATCtcacatcatcatcaccatcatcaccctAACATTTGTATAGCCAATTAAGGTTGAAAGCACTCTACACCCATGatttcatctgattctcacaataacttcAACATAAGTGCCATTATTCTTGTTTCAGAGATGAGGCCACTAAATCTGAAAAAAGTTCATGCAGGAATTGAGACAGGCTGCAACTTAatgtcttcttgaatccaagttCAACACTGtattctctctgcctctttcattAAATATAATGGCGCCAACATCACTTTTCCCAGTAGAAGACGAAAAAGGTTAATTAAAGTGGTCAACTTTTCCTAGCCATTCAGGCTACAGATGCAGAAGCGTTCTACTGctaacctaatttttttttcaagtcttcTATTATAACCAAGTATTTCTATTGGCAGAGTTCAATATAGCTACTCCCCCGCCCCTTCCATACTGAGTCTCTTTGAAGACCTGGTCTCTCCTATGCACCCCCAAAATCAAGAGGaactccttcctcacttctcacATCACAAGGACCTAGTAAACCACCTGAACTATCCTCTTTGCTCCAAACTGACAAAATGCACTAATTGTGACCCCCAACTATAAAACCTTCTCCCAGCTTGAATCTTCTATGGGAGAGGATAATTATGGAGAGGGGTATTAAAACTTCCTTAAGGTCCCAAACTATGGATTTTATATTGAATATCTAAAATTGTATTTGACTAGTTGGGTGGAGACTAGGTGACAAGGAGGACTGGATCTTTTCCTgatatcatcattgtcattgttaTCTTCTTTATCATGAAAAGGCATCTAGAGTAACCTGGAATTCAAATCATGCTTTCAAGTTGGCAAAACCCAGTTACATCCTTTATCTCATCTGATCATCATTCCCTTTAACGTCACCAGCACCATCAGCATTATTATCATTACTGAAGTCAGTGGAAATAGTGAGTGTCGTACAAAGACATCCACAAGTGCTTCAAATATTCAGATCAAATAATAAGATCAAAGGTGATGATTTAGAAGCaaaagggagttcaga
It includes:
- the LOC103097328 gene encoding late cornified envelope protein 2D-like: MSCQQSQQQCQAPKCPPKCPPKCQTPKCPPKCPPKCPPKCPPQAPCPPPVSSCCGSSSGGCCSSGGCCGSSSGGCCSSGSGGGCCLFSHHRRSHRRRHQRSDCCDSGSGRSQQSGGCCGSSGGCCGSSGGCCGGSGGCC